The genomic stretch TTTTCAGGTGACAATCAGAGTCCTGGAGGGCTGTGAGGGCTTCAGCAGGTTCTCTGCTGAAAAGACCATACAATTGGGCATCAGAGCATATTAAATATCTGTAATTAAAGGACTTGTTGAAATGATATGTGAACCTgagagaatttttaaaaatctttggGATGAAATGGGACACCAATTGTGAGCTGGGCTTATCGCCAAACGTCATCGGGAGCAAATCATTGCTGCCAGGTTTCAAACTGATGGGAAGACTTAAACCAGAGGTGTGGACGTCGCTATAAAAGCAGATTAATGTCAATGGTATCACAATAATTGGTCATATGTAGAGAAAATGTTTAGTTGTCCACATTTTGGTCAGGTCGGGTATTTAGAGCTTCTGCCTGGTAAACAGGAAAACTGTTAAAAAGgagtaatgatgatgatgtgatgtggcGAAATGTATTAATGAATGTAAAGAAAATTACATGCTCTAACAAGTCATATGAGACCCAATACAAGATAATCTACAGACTACATGTAACCCCAGCGATTTGTTGTAAATATGCTCCCCATTatgtttgaaatgtaaaaatagctTTGGTACATATAGTCATCTTATGTGGTTGTGTCCTAAAATTGCAATTTTTTGGCTCTCAGTCCAAAACgagataaagaaaatatttgggATAGAAACCCCTCTAAATCCACATTACTTTATATTGGGGTTAGATACCAATCATGAATGCAAGCACAGGAACTTATAGAATTATTCTGTATACAGCACGACTCACAACATTACAAAAATGGTTGGGCGAAGAGCCCCCTAGTATCCTAACGTGGTATGAAAAACTTATGTCCTTTTTGCCATTGGAAAGACTATCACATGTGTTAAGAGGCACTCTTGAGGAATTCACCAATAGCAATATACTTGAAAGAGGCATGGTCAAGAGTAATAAGTTTGGGAGTAACCAGTATAACAGTTTAAGTACATACAAACTGCATTTTATAAATGCACCAGGTTGTGAATATtgctgatttttgtttgtttctttgtgtgttttttctttctgtatttgtgtttgctcTTGTGTTGTGGTTTTTGGTATGTATTGTCTTATTTGTAGGTCTTCATACTGTattatgttgttattgttgaaaattaatttaaaaataaaaataataataaaatttttttaaaaaggagtaATAAGCAATAAATCTTTTTAGGAGTTATACTGTAGGCCTATATGTTCTTATATGGTCATTGGAAATATTGCAAATTTGACAAAATAGAATATTAAAGTCATTTTGTAAAAGTTcctcattaaaagaaaacaatgttgaATGATTTTCAAGTAAATCCTAAATATATttagttaaagatttaaaatgaatgaaacaatgaCAGGGATGCAGAAAAAGTACCCCTGGTGTGTTTGTACTGGTACTGAAAAGAAGGCGACTTCGCTGTGAGAATCAACTTTCTGCAGTTGTAAGGTAAGCAATTTACTTAAGTTTCTGTGCGATGATTGTAGCCTAGTTTTGAAAGGGGGAAACATCACATGATTTCCTGTTTATGGTTTATCATTGCGGCTGTGTGCGTGTTGCTGCAACCAAGTGCACCTAATGAGGGTCCCCCACCCAAACAGACATTCACACATTGTAACTCCGAGATATGGCGGGTTTCTGTGGTATCAAGATCTTGCTCCTCTGGGCTGCGATCATTGGTGTGGCTGACTGtaagtaactttatttattatttcaaataaaatataaggTGCTGAAAGATAGGATAGATAAAGTACTATTAGTAACAGAACACATGCCTTTTGTATTTGTAAAAGTGTCTCTTCATATACAttaatgctttttatttaaGTGCATTTTCTTGTTCTCCCAAATTCAcagtgtgaatacattttttcaacagAGTATCTGTTTTATCATTACTAAGTACTAAGTACTAAGCATATTTGTTCTTACTATTTGCTGCCTCTTTTGTTTGCTACTCATTTGATTGATTGGTTTTAATCGCACAgtatttacatttctttattttcttgtttcttcactCTATTGTAAAGCAATTTGAGCTACACCCCCTGtactatattattatcattattattaacattatgtTATTAAACATTGTTAAACTTTAGAAAAAATTATGAAGGAACCAAAAATTACTGCACACTGTTGATTGTTTGTTCTCACTTTACTGACAATGTATCGGCCCTCAGACCCTCATCAGGAAATGTTGATGATGGAGTTTTTCAACAGACGTCAGACTAGAGCTGCAAAAGTAGCTGGGTTTATGACCATGACTGAAGTCATCTAATTAAGTTGTCGGCCCTGCTTTTTATGCCCAAACAGgtttaataaaacataacaaatgcaataataatttatacttttctcttttgtaaTTCCAGGTTAACAATGTTACTTCATATAttacatttcattgttttcGTGATGTTTATAATTCTACATTCTAATAACTCAATTAATCCGCTCACTTTTTGCTTTATGCTGTTTCATTGTCACAGCAACGCCAAAGCCAGTATGTACCGCAAAATGTCCCCTGTGATCGGACATACGCACATAATGTTTCTGTgcattatatttagttatattgcttCATTCTGTATTCATTCCAatggaaaaaatagaaaaaaaaccctacgGTATGCTTGTTTCTTTGGTGCAAACCTTATCCTCTGTCCTGTACCTCATACACCTCCACTGATATCACTGCAAAGCTACAGcaagtttagatggaaatggatgttttaataaaacaaaccctgtttgtgatgtgtgtatatttatgttattctgTATAGTAGTCGTATACACCCCATTCATTACAAGTGTGTAaatatctttctcttttgttattccaggtcAAATTCCATCAGGTGAGTGACTGCAACTAAATTCTCTTAATATATatcattcagttgtaattctagtgtttataatgtttacttctaccatcagctgtgtacatacacaactgaaacactctcacacaaacaactgaaaaattATACGCTTACATACACGACTGAAACGCTCTCATGAAAACTACTGAAAAGCTTTCACACATTATGGTAAAATGTGCTCATATACAGTTAAAATGGTCCAATATAGTATTGTGAAATCCTTTTATATAAACTATTGAAAAGTGTTCACAGTTacttttgaaaatatataattttgtaTAACGGCATTTCAGTATGTTGTGTGAGAGGATTCCagttaaaataaaagacatttcatttgaaCCACAAGGTGGCTGAGAAAGAGAGCACATGTTGTTCATTCGTTAGTGACAATGATGTCTGCTCTACAGCCTGCAAGTAGCCTAATAGAAgcagataaaatgttttactgatgtgtttaaaaatatagtcAGCAATTTGCCTTAGAATTAattttctaatatgctactCTATCAATTTAtctacagtactgtgcaaaagtttcaggcaccctagatgtttagattcttatccattatgcaataccatcagggaggtgtctgatcgatcccaaatttattcatgacatgacaatgaccccaagcatacagctagagtcataaagaactattttcagcagcaagaaaaatgatgagtcctgcaacagatggtatggtatggcccccacagagccctgatctcaacatcatggagttaatctgggattacatgaggaagcacctgagatggcctaaataataaatccacagaagaacattctttctccaggatggttataacaacctacctgcaagttaccatgaaaaattGTGTTAAAGTATACCAAGGAGAActgatctccctcttgcctctcaaaaaacagaggaggagcaacctcctctacctctatggaccagcctcctctgatatatatatatatatatatatatatatatatatagttatttgtatatgaaacatgtaatgtgcaattttgtttgaaaaaaaaaaagtttgctcagcagtatgaaactcaaacttctcccaccacaatcaacctcttgccaaatattattcatgATTTAAACCCTATACTTATGCAACTAATTAAACTAATGCCGATGcgaagtagtgtgatgttcatatagtgcaaagaaaagaaattgaTCTTTTTGAATCTTAACTTAttttggggggatttttttcagtttctttctgtcctgtttctttaaccagttaattaaacaTTGACCTTCAAATTatgggatggtcccagtgaTCATACAGCACATAATGTTTCTGCACATTATATTTAGTCATATTGCTTcattctgtattcattcatgatattgaaatatattcatgtttttgctttctgtctAATTTGTCTGAATGCCTACACAGCAAGTTATAAACAAAGTCAGATTTCTGATTTCTGAACTGATGATGAGATTTGCTCTGGTAATCCTCTTTGTCAAGATATACtgtaagaaagaagaaacattaCAACAATAGAATATCTCATTGCATTCTCCGTGTatggtgacaaaaaaaaatcttgatcaGTATTCCTtatcatgttgatgtgttttgaatgtttagTTTGGATAATTTGAATTACGTGATTCAAGGATCACAGGATTTAGTTGTAACAATAtctacatgtatttatttttgttttgggcAAACCCTCACTCAAACAAAGGTAGTGTGGAgaatttaaacacaaaatgtatttttaaaaagtttggaTTTTAAACAGTCACATTTCATAAGGGCTGATAATAGCAGCTTTCTCCCTCACAGGAGCAAGTAGGTTACTGGTAGTGATAGTAAGGAGGCAGTTTGAACATGACATTGTCTGAAAGATATTATTTGGTGCTTCTGAGTGCTGATTGCCAACAGTCTCTCAGGCACCCAGCAATCAAACTCAGACCTCACCTCCAACCACCCAGTCCAACACCACAGTGACTCCTACCACCAAAGGTTGGAATTTTCTCATTTATATAGGATTGTAATAAGATTGTGTTGTGCATACACTCGCACTGTGGATAAAAGGGTTACAAATACTCTATAAGCTAAAGGCACATACTTTATCTTTAGTGTGCTTTGGGAGTATTTTAAACTACTTGTGTTGTGTaactaaatgttaatgttttttgtattttttattcctttctaatttcatttgaatgtgtCCTCCACGCCCTGCACCAGCCCCCCCACCTCCACAGTGTGAGTATCACTTTAAAAGATAATCCAtctaatgttgttttaatgtttgtatttctctcttACTTTACAATGAATATGTTGAAAGTGGAGTGTACAGAATGATCCTCGGCATAGACAGGTAGATTTTCAACACCTATATGAACAAGGTTAAAATAAATGGCAGGTGGTTCATCTTACTAACAGATTTTACTGTGTATTGTTTGTACAGGTTCTTACACTGTTACACCCCACGAGTCTGGCTTCCAGATCAGGTTCATAAACTCTTCCCTTGACACCTACACCGTGAATGTTAAAGAAGAAGGCCAAGTTGATGTTCAGCACTTCGGTCAAAGCTCACCGTATATCAGACACCTGAAGCCCTGTACTGACTACGAGCATAATGTGACATTTGACCATGCTGGCACAGAAATAGTCTGTAACCACAGTGATAGTAAAACTACAGTGAAGACAAATGAAATGAGTGAGTAAAAATAATTCATactgttgtattgtatttttcttttaactttagAAATGAGTGAAAATGGGAGAGACATTTGTGCATCACTTCTGTATTTCAGCTGAAGATGACATTAAACTTAGCAGCTGCATCCCTGGATATCTTTGTTACAAGAGTGACTGGAACATCAGCTCTGTGCAAATAACAGCAAATAATATTGAAGCTGTGCAATGCCCAAGTGACAATAAAAAGTTCTGTATCAAACCTGGTTATGATGACATATGCACAAATTTGACGACAACCTTCACTCAAGAAAAGTGTGTGAACTTTAGTCTCACTCAACACATCAGTGCTGGTATGTATAATACAGTCTAcctgtatttttaaatgcatgttaTGTAGACCTTCTTccatcatgttttatatgtgcttttttctctttttcagctgaatttttaaatccaagtgaaataaaaatgactctTCCCACTAAACTTCCTGCAAAAATAGAAGCAAATTTACCTCCAAACTGCGCTGATCTCACCATTGATTACATCTGTTCTGGTAAGTGGTCAGACTGAAAGTAGAGAGACTTTGTTTGTCAGCAACATTATAAATGGATTTACATGGATAAAGATGGTGATTCAAATCTGCATTTCCATTGTTTTGTACTTTTAATGTAAAAGAGCTGAAGATGTAAAGTGGAATAATTTTTGCAGGAACTGTAGTGACATAAATTGTGTCTTCTGATATGAGAGGAAGGTGGTGGTGAGGTATTGCTTTGTGAGCTCTGTGAATCAGTTTTGAATAGAATATTGGTTTTTGCTTTGAATGTCTAAATCTAAACTGTTTAAAACTGATCTTAAATTCTGAGGTACAGATATTAGTTGATTGAGAAATGTTGTCACCCTTCTGTCTCCTCAGATTCTGACAATAATCCCAAGAATGTGTCTGAGCTGGAGCCTTTCACAGACTACACCTGTACTGGTCAGATCAAGGAAAACAATGTcaccataaaaaacaaaactgatatCCAGTTCAAGATTGACTGTGGTATGTTGTTGCAATGATAGCTTGTAATCTAAGATACTAAAGACCAGATTACTCAGTTCAGTGTTAaagatgtgtgatgtgtttcaACAGATCTTAATATAGCAACACAAAGGGACTCAACCAATACCTCCATTGAGTTGAGCTGGACAACAACCAGTCAGAAATGTCAAGAGGTCCCCAAACTTGATGGGCTTTCATATGACTGCAGTTGTCATCCTGTGAATTCGATATGGGACAAGAAACGTGCAAAACgtaagtaaaattttaaaaaccttttccATTTTAGTTCAATGTATATTTTGAAGTCTTGCAGATTAATTTGCTGGTCAGTTTATATGACAAGTGAGATATACaatgaagacatttaaaacTTCCATTGGCCTCAAGTatatcattttttcttctgtgctcACATTTTAGTACATTGAGGGATAATAGGTGTAAATAAGCTGAGATGAAACGACAAGTCACACTTTGGAACAagtcattaattaaaaaataaaatccattaAATATGTTACAGAAATAATATTGAAATGATAGAGTTTAATTACCTTTTTTCCATAGAACAACATGATGAGAAACTGATTACAGCTAAAATTGTTGAACTTCATATGATTTGctggttatttatttgaaatagtttttaGAAAGTGTGATATTAGTTGattctctgtctgtcagccaTGTAGTACATAGTGTATACAAAAGTGTTACCTTGCAGGACCAGTCAGTGATCTACAGTCGCAGTGACACATTGATGATTTAGATATCTATATTCTTGTCAGTTAATGGTAACTCAACAAATATTTCTTCACTAAAGGTTCAGTCTTTTTACATCTCTTTATATGTTCCTGTTGTTATTAAATCGGACACCAAAAACAGCTAATGAAAACTAAACTGTTACATCTACAGTTAACAAACAGAAACCAGGAAGAGCATGTAATTTTTCTGGACTGAAACCATACACCGATTACACCTGTGAAGTCCAACCCACCTACAACAACAAGAATGTTGCCAAACCAACTGAAGTTAAAGAGAAAACTGAGCCTGGAGGTAAGTAAACGGCAAACTGTCTTTGGAAAATATTGTAGTCAACACTTACATAAAGTCATATTTAGTTCAAAAGGGCTAAAAAGGCtatttattatataatgttCATAGTTGAATATTAAGTTAAGATGACCACGAGCCAGTAAAAGTAACAGTTTTAACAACAGCACTGAAACTGTGAATATTTGGGGAGAAAACTGACATCAGGTATTGAACAACAGCTACATTAAATTATGCTTAATATGGTTTCTAAATGAATCATGTAAATTTTGGACATTAACTCAACACAAGATTTACTGTAATgaattatttagttatttaagaAAAGGATAGTAATCATAATTATAAATGCAATTTATCTGACttttttatcataataataatgataattaggAATTATGTACTTTATATTATTACTTGTCCTGTCTTATTTTAATCAAATGGTGATAAATATTGATAATCAAACATCTCATTCCCTGATAGCaataccaataataataatgataccaatatatagtatactgtatattatgtaagaaaatgtattttatacatcacacacacatccaaaccATTATAATTAACTTTATAATGTAGCTCCAATC from Thunnus albacares chromosome 9, fThuAlb1.1, whole genome shotgun sequence encodes the following:
- the LOC122988992 gene encoding receptor-type tyrosine-protein phosphatase C-like translates to MTEDDIKLSSCIPGYLCYKSDWNISSVQITANNIEAVQCPSDNKKFCIKPGYDDICTNLTTTFTQEKCVNFSLTQHISAAEFLNPSEIKMTLPTKLPAKIEANLPPNCADLTIDYICSDSDNNPKNVSELEPFTDYTCTGQIKENNVTIKNKTDIQFKIDCDLNIATQRDSTNTSIELSWTTTSQKCQEVPKLDGLSYDCSCHPVNSIWDKKRAKLNKQKPGRACNFSGLKPYTDYTCEVQPTYNNKNVAKPTEVKEKTEPGVPDDIFTFDISVPEHNVIKVTCPHVNNFRGPEKLYNATLSYDDVIQKMESQDQCNFIFKDLSYLTTYDVEVVAFNGHLYSKTMTERVRTLYNDKALIGFLVFLIILTSVAVLWVVYKIYMMKRRNSQKKMNTGLTELPTKSSSY